One part of the Streptomyces lydicus genome encodes these proteins:
- a CDS encoding cation diffusion facilitator family transporter: protein MTEHAHSHGHGHSHGVSPDADRRWLRAALLLLTAYMAVEVVIGVLAQSLALISDAAHMLTDAVSIVLALIAMRLAARPARGGYTYGLKRAEILSAQANGITLLLLSVWLAYEAVQRLISPPAVTGGLVLITALSGIVVNLICTWLLSRANRSSLNVEGAYQHILTDLFGFVATAISGLIVLTTGFTRADAIASLVVVALMLRAGTGLVRESGRIFMEAAPAGLDPDALGERLVSQDEVVEVHDLHIWQITSGQPALSAHILVAPGGDCHKVRRNLQELLSGGYGITHATLQVDHLGEQGSAGDVLTLGPGPGHAAADGSERPGSEHCEDTHGPVHRQEPRRP, encoded by the coding sequence ATGACCGAGCACGCGCACAGCCACGGCCACGGCCACTCGCACGGGGTGTCACCGGACGCCGACCGGCGCTGGCTGCGGGCAGCGCTGCTGCTGCTCACCGCGTACATGGCGGTCGAGGTCGTCATCGGTGTGCTGGCGCAGTCGCTGGCACTGATCTCGGACGCCGCGCACATGCTCACCGACGCGGTCTCGATCGTGCTGGCGCTGATCGCGATGCGGCTGGCCGCCCGGCCGGCCCGCGGCGGCTACACGTACGGGCTCAAGCGCGCCGAGATCCTCTCCGCGCAGGCCAACGGCATCACCTTGCTGCTGCTGTCGGTGTGGCTGGCGTACGAGGCCGTGCAGCGGCTGATCTCGCCGCCCGCGGTGACCGGCGGGCTGGTGCTGATCACCGCGCTGTCCGGGATCGTGGTGAACCTGATCTGCACCTGGCTGCTCTCCAGGGCCAACCGCTCCAGCCTGAACGTCGAGGGCGCCTACCAGCACATCCTCACCGACCTGTTCGGCTTCGTCGCCACCGCGATCTCCGGTCTGATCGTGCTCACCACGGGCTTCACGCGGGCCGACGCCATCGCCTCGCTGGTGGTCGTGGCGCTGATGCTGCGGGCCGGCACGGGGCTGGTGCGCGAGTCCGGGCGGATCTTCATGGAGGCCGCACCGGCCGGCCTGGACCCGGACGCGCTGGGCGAGCGGCTGGTCTCCCAGGACGAGGTCGTCGAGGTGCACGATCTGCACATCTGGCAGATCACCTCCGGGCAGCCGGCGCTGTCCGCGCACATCCTGGTGGCGCCCGGCGGCGACTGCCACAAGGTCCGCCGGAACCTGCAGGAGCTGCTGAGCGGGGGGTACGGCATCACGCACGCCACCCTCCAGGTCGACCACCTCGGCGAACAGGGTTCCGCGGGCGACGTGCTGACGCTGGGCCCGGGGCCCGGCCACGCGGCCGCCGACGGGTCGGAGCGTCCCGGCAGCGAGCACTGCGAGGACACCCACGGGCCGGTGCACCGCCAGGAGCCGCGCCGGCCCTGA
- a CDS encoding ABC transporter substrate-binding protein, producing the protein MGTGAGPVRAGRTALAAATVLVAVALTGCATGPSLETRSAITAAPGDSRDLAIGSAGFTESELLAHMYAALLDHAGYRTHIVTVGNRELYEPALEVGQIDVVPEYAATFADWLNAKNRGSTAPPVASPDLNVTMAALRGLTAPRGLTALPAGRAVDQNAFAVSAAYAREHHLKTLSDLGRAKLPVRLAAGDECVQRPFCAPGLKKKYGINVTAIDPKGVGTTPAKQAVQNGQDQMVLTTSTDATLDQFGLVLLTDDKKLQNADNVLPVVNRARAGGPRAAAALNRLNKVLTTADLARLNEQVDSWRRLPADVARNYLEAKRLLPKS; encoded by the coding sequence ATGGGTACGGGGGCGGGCCCGGTGAGGGCCGGGCGCACCGCCCTCGCGGCAGCCACGGTCCTCGTCGCCGTCGCCCTCACCGGCTGTGCGACCGGTCCGTCCCTGGAGACCCGCTCCGCGATCACTGCCGCACCGGGGGACAGCCGCGATCTGGCGATCGGTTCGGCCGGCTTCACCGAGAGCGAGCTGCTCGCCCACATGTACGCGGCGCTGCTCGACCACGCCGGCTACCGGACCCATATCGTCACCGTCGGCAACCGCGAGCTGTACGAACCCGCGCTGGAGGTCGGCCAGATCGATGTCGTCCCCGAGTACGCCGCCACCTTCGCGGACTGGCTCAACGCCAAGAACCGGGGGTCCACGGCGCCCCCGGTCGCCTCTCCCGACCTGAACGTCACGATGGCCGCGCTGCGCGGACTCACCGCGCCCCGCGGGTTGACCGCCCTCCCGGCCGGCCGGGCCGTCGACCAGAACGCCTTCGCGGTGAGCGCCGCCTACGCCCGCGAGCACCACCTCAAGACCCTCAGCGACCTGGGCCGCGCCAAGCTGCCGGTGCGCCTCGCGGCGGGCGACGAGTGCGTCCAGCGGCCGTTCTGCGCCCCGGGGCTGAAGAAGAAGTACGGGATCAACGTCACCGCCATCGACCCGAAGGGGGTCGGCACCACGCCCGCCAAGCAGGCCGTGCAGAACGGGCAGGACCAGATGGTGCTGACCACCAGCACCGATGCCACCCTCGACCAGTTCGGGCTGGTGCTGCTCACCGACGACAAGAAGCTCCAGAACGCCGATAACGTCCTCCCGGTCGTCAACCGCGCCCGCGCCGGCGGCCCGCGCGCGGCCGCCGCGCTCAACCGCCTCAACAAGGTCCTGACCACCGCCGATCTGGCGCGCCTCAACGAGCAGGTGGACAGCTGGCGGCGGCTTCCGGCGGATGTGGCACGCAACTACCTCGAAGCGAAGCGGTTGTTGCCGAAGAGCTGA
- a CDS encoding ABC transporter permease, which produces MNTLSAVWDWLTTGANWVGENGVWHRLEQHLVLTFACLALSALIALPVALTLGHLGRGGALAVNLANVGRAVPTFAVLVLLLLTPLGRHGQWPTIIALVLFAIPPLLTNAYVGMREVDQDVVRAARGMGMTGTQLAWRVEVPLAFPLVLTGIRIAAVQLVATATLAALVGGGGLGRIITAGFNLASTPQVVAGAVLVAVFALLMEAAFELVERRAPGWVRGRAR; this is translated from the coding sequence ATGAACACCCTCTCCGCCGTATGGGACTGGCTGACCACGGGTGCCAACTGGGTGGGGGAGAACGGCGTCTGGCACCGCCTGGAACAGCACCTCGTGCTCACCTTCGCCTGTCTGGCGCTCAGCGCCCTGATCGCGCTGCCGGTCGCGCTGACCCTCGGCCACCTCGGGCGCGGTGGCGCGCTGGCGGTCAACCTCGCCAACGTCGGACGCGCGGTGCCCACCTTCGCCGTCCTCGTCCTGCTGCTGCTCACCCCCCTCGGGCGGCACGGCCAGTGGCCGACGATCATCGCGCTGGTGCTGTTCGCCATCCCGCCGCTGCTGACCAACGCGTACGTGGGTATGCGGGAGGTGGACCAGGACGTCGTAAGGGCCGCGCGAGGAATGGGAATGACCGGGACACAACTGGCGTGGCGGGTCGAGGTGCCGCTCGCCTTTCCCCTGGTGCTGACCGGCATCCGGATCGCCGCGGTCCAGCTCGTGGCCACCGCCACGCTCGCCGCGCTGGTGGGCGGCGGCGGGCTGGGCCGGATCATCACCGCGGGCTTCAACCTCGCCAGCACTCCGCAGGTGGTGGCCGGTGCGGTGCTGGTGGCGGTGTTCGCGCTGCTGATGGAGGCCGCCTTCGAGCTCGTCGAGCGGCGGGCGCCGGGATGGGTACGGGGGCGGGCCCGGTGA
- the cobM gene encoding precorrin-4 C(11)-methyltransferase, giving the protein MTVHFIGAGPGAADLITVRGARTLAACGVCLYAGSLVPRELLAECPPGARLIDTAQLDLDTITAEMVRAHEEGHDVARLHSGDPSVFSAVAEQMRRLDAAGVPYDVVPGVPAFAAAAAALKRELTVPTVGQTVILTRVAQRATPMPEGEDLATLGRSGALLVLHLAAMYVDRVVGELLPHYGADCPAAVVAMASRPDELVLRGTLADIADRVKAAGVVRTAVIIVGRTLGAEQFRDSHLYSADRERPHGPCERN; this is encoded by the coding sequence ATGACCGTCCACTTCATCGGCGCGGGACCCGGCGCCGCCGACCTGATCACCGTGCGCGGTGCCCGGACCCTCGCCGCCTGCGGGGTGTGCCTGTACGCCGGCAGCCTGGTGCCGCGTGAGCTGCTCGCCGAGTGCCCGCCCGGCGCCCGCCTGATCGACACCGCGCAGCTGGACCTCGACACCATCACCGCCGAGATGGTCCGCGCCCACGAGGAGGGGCACGACGTCGCCCGGCTGCACTCCGGCGACCCGTCGGTCTTCAGCGCGGTCGCCGAGCAGATGCGCCGGCTGGACGCGGCCGGGGTGCCGTACGACGTGGTGCCGGGCGTGCCCGCGTTCGCCGCGGCGGCCGCGGCCCTCAAGCGCGAGCTGACCGTGCCCACCGTCGGCCAGACCGTCATCCTCACCCGCGTCGCCCAGCGCGCCACGCCGATGCCCGAGGGCGAGGACCTCGCCACGCTCGGCCGCAGCGGCGCGCTGCTGGTCCTGCACCTGGCCGCGATGTACGTCGACCGGGTCGTCGGCGAACTCCTGCCGCACTACGGCGCCGACTGCCCGGCGGCCGTCGTCGCCATGGCCTCCCGCCCCGACGAACTGGTCCTGCGCGGCACCCTCGCCGACATCGCGGACCGGGTGAAGGCGGCGGGCGTGGTCCGTACGGCGGTGATCATCGTCGGCCGCACGCTGGGCGCCGAGCAGTTCCGCGACAGCCATCTGTACTCGGCGGACCGGGAACGCCCGCACGGACCCTGCGAACGGAACTGA
- a CDS encoding ABC transporter ATP-binding protein, whose protein sequence is MIRFASVTKRYPDGTTAVDDLSFEVGEGELVTLVGPSGCGKTTTMMMVNRLIDPTDGKIYVDGADVAGVDPVQLRRRIGYVIQQTGLFPHRTVLDNTATVPFLTGWKKAKARERAAELLELVGLDPAVHGSRYPEQLSGGQRQRVGVARALAADPPVLLMDEPFGAVDPVVRERLQKEFLRLQATMHKTVLLVTHDIEEAIRLGDRIAVYGEGRIEQYDTPASVLGAPATPYVAEFVGSDRALKQLSVTGIDRGDLERPPFARLGEPAAEAARRLRAEGARWAVVLDENGALHGWVGTEELAGADGTVAGHARRMEAWVPVTGTLKAAFSEMLKHDAGWIAVLDDRRFLGVLTPTTLHEALRRTIDSDERGVPRERAEVDSVPTE, encoded by the coding sequence ATGATCCGGTTCGCGTCCGTCACCAAGCGCTACCCCGACGGAACCACCGCCGTCGACGACCTCTCCTTCGAGGTCGGCGAGGGGGAGCTGGTGACGCTCGTCGGGCCGTCGGGGTGCGGCAAGACCACGACCATGATGATGGTCAACCGGCTCATCGACCCCACGGACGGGAAGATCTATGTCGACGGCGCGGACGTCGCCGGGGTCGACCCGGTCCAGCTGCGCCGGCGGATCGGCTACGTCATCCAGCAGACCGGGCTCTTCCCGCACCGCACCGTCCTCGACAACACCGCCACCGTGCCCTTCCTGACCGGCTGGAAGAAGGCCAAGGCACGCGAGCGGGCCGCCGAACTCCTCGAACTGGTCGGCCTCGATCCGGCGGTCCACGGCTCGCGCTATCCCGAACAGCTCTCCGGCGGTCAGCGCCAGCGGGTCGGGGTGGCCAGGGCACTGGCCGCCGATCCGCCCGTCCTGCTGATGGACGAGCCGTTCGGCGCGGTCGACCCGGTCGTCCGTGAACGGCTGCAGAAGGAGTTCCTGCGCCTCCAGGCCACCATGCACAAGACGGTGCTGCTGGTCACCCATGACATCGAGGAGGCCATCCGGCTCGGCGACCGGATCGCGGTCTACGGCGAGGGCCGGATCGAGCAGTACGACACCCCCGCGAGCGTCCTGGGCGCCCCCGCCACCCCCTACGTCGCCGAATTCGTCGGCAGCGACCGGGCGTTGAAACAGCTGTCGGTCACCGGAATCGACCGTGGCGACCTGGAACGCCCGCCGTTCGCCCGGCTCGGCGAGCCGGCCGCCGAGGCGGCCCGGCGCCTGCGGGCCGAGGGCGCCCGGTGGGCGGTGGTGCTCGACGAGAACGGCGCCCTGCACGGCTGGGTGGGCACCGAGGAACTGGCCGGCGCGGACGGCACGGTCGCGGGGCACGCCCGTCGCATGGAGGCGTGGGTACCGGTCACCGGCACGCTCAAGGCCGCCTTCAGCGAAATGCTGAAGCACGACGCCGGCTGGATCGCGGTCCTGGACGACCGGCGCTTCCTGGGGGTGCTCACCCCGACCACGCTCCATGAGGCGCTGCGCCGCACGATCGACTCGGACGAGCGCGGGGTGCCGCGGGAACGGGCCGAGGTGGATTCGGTGCCCACCGAGTGA
- a CDS encoding cobalt-precorrin-5B (C(1))-methyltransferase, translating into MGEAQPQGTGPGSGQAAGGRGAQLAHTGLRHGWTTGACATAASTAAYTALLGGEFPDPVTITLPKGQTPSFALAVEELDAGDGSAMAGVVKDAGDDPDVTHGALIRARVRVLPPGSGVVFKAGPGVGTVTRPGLPLDVGEAAVNPVPRQMMREHLTEVARRCGGAAAPGAEPDVEVEISVDHGEEIARSTWNPRLGILGGLSILGTTGIVVPYSCSAWIDSIRRGVDVARAAGRTHVAGCTGSTSEKTVVALHRLPEDALLDMGDFAGAVLKYLRRHPVDRLTLCGGFAKLSKLAAGHLDLHSARSQVDKGFLAELARRGGANEALAGAVAEANTGLAALQLCAAAGVPLGDLVAATARDEALAVLRGAPVAVDVICIDRAGLVVGRAEPRGPGDVRRNTPSR; encoded by the coding sequence GTGGGTGAAGCGCAACCGCAGGGTACGGGGCCGGGCTCCGGGCAGGCCGCGGGAGGGCGTGGTGCGCAGCTCGCGCACACCGGTCTGCGGCACGGCTGGACGACCGGTGCGTGTGCGACCGCGGCGAGCACGGCCGCGTACACCGCGCTGCTGGGCGGCGAGTTCCCGGACCCGGTGACGATCACCCTGCCGAAGGGACAGACGCCGTCCTTCGCGCTGGCCGTGGAGGAGCTGGACGCCGGCGACGGCAGCGCCATGGCCGGGGTGGTCAAGGACGCGGGCGACGACCCGGACGTGACACACGGCGCGTTGATCCGCGCGCGGGTGCGGGTGCTGCCGCCCGGGTCCGGCGTGGTGTTCAAGGCCGGGCCGGGGGTGGGCACGGTGACCCGGCCGGGGCTTCCGCTGGACGTCGGGGAGGCGGCGGTCAACCCGGTACCGCGGCAGATGATGCGGGAGCACCTGACCGAGGTGGCCCGCCGCTGCGGCGGTGCCGCGGCACCCGGCGCGGAGCCGGACGTCGAGGTGGAGATCTCGGTCGATCACGGGGAGGAGATCGCGCGCAGTACCTGGAACCCGCGGCTCGGCATTCTGGGCGGGCTGTCGATCCTCGGCACCACCGGGATCGTCGTGCCGTACTCCTGCTCGGCGTGGATCGACTCCATCCGGCGCGGGGTGGATGTGGCACGTGCGGCGGGACGTACGCATGTGGCCGGGTGTACGGGGTCCACGTCGGAGAAGACCGTGGTCGCGCTGCACCGCCTGCCCGAGGACGCGCTGCTGGACATGGGGGACTTCGCGGGGGCGGTGCTGAAGTACCTCCGGCGGCACCCCGTGGACCGGCTCACCCTCTGCGGAGGGTTCGCCAAGCTGTCCAAACTGGCGGCCGGGCACCTCGATCTGCACTCGGCGCGGTCGCAGGTGGACAAGGGCTTCCTCGCGGAGCTGGCCCGGCGCGGCGGGGCGAACGAGGCGCTGGCGGGCGCGGTGGCGGAGGCCAACACCGGGCTGGCCGCCCTCCAGTTGTGCGCGGCGGCCGGGGTGCCGCTCGGGGACCTGGTGGCGGCGACGGCACGGGACGAGGCGCTGGCCGTGCTGCGGGGCGCGCCCGTCGCGGTCGACGTCATCTGCATCGACCGGGCGGGGCTGGTGGTGGGGCGGGCGGAGCCACGGGGGCCCGGCGACGTCCGCCGGAACACCCCGTCCCGATAG
- a CDS encoding ABC transporter permease — MTAPPPDDCLARNDWICGEYLSTRRQILLDAVLQHLQLTVVSVALGLVIAVPLALLARRRRWTVGPVLGITTLIYTIPSLAMFSLLLPFYGLSATLVVVGLALYSLTLLVRNILAGLNGVPTGAKEAARGMGYGPTRQLLTVELPLALPTAMAGLRIATVSAVALTTVGAIVGYGGLGNLIYAGMNSFFKAQVLTASVLCVVIAVVLDLLLLGAERLLTPWRRASRRARVRSRAGAGIRRLVAAPGRRT; from the coding sequence GTGACCGCACCGCCGCCGGACGACTGCCTGGCCCGGAATGACTGGATCTGCGGCGAGTACCTGAGCACCCGCCGGCAGATCCTGCTCGACGCGGTCCTCCAGCACCTTCAGCTCACCGTCGTCTCGGTGGCGCTCGGGCTGGTCATCGCGGTGCCGCTGGCGCTGCTGGCCCGCCGCCGGCGCTGGACGGTCGGGCCGGTGCTCGGCATCACGACGCTGATCTACACGATCCCGTCGCTGGCGATGTTCTCGCTGCTGCTGCCGTTCTACGGGCTCTCCGCGACCCTCGTCGTGGTCGGTCTCGCGCTCTACTCCCTCACCCTGCTCGTGCGGAACATCCTGGCCGGGCTGAACGGCGTGCCCACCGGGGCCAAGGAGGCCGCCCGCGGCATGGGTTACGGGCCGACGCGCCAACTGCTCACCGTCGAGCTGCCGCTGGCCCTGCCCACCGCGATGGCCGGGCTGCGGATCGCCACCGTCTCCGCGGTCGCGCTCACCACCGTCGGCGCGATCGTCGGGTACGGCGGACTGGGCAACCTCATCTACGCCGGGATGAACTCGTTCTTCAAGGCGCAGGTGCTCACCGCGTCCGTGCTGTGTGTGGTCATCGCGGTCGTCCTCGACCTGCTGCTGCTCGGGGCGGAGCGGCTGCTGACTCCCTGGCGGCGGGCGAGCCGCCGGGCCCGGGTGCGGAGCCGGGCCGGAGCAGGGATCAGGCGGCTGGTCGCGGCGCCGGGGCGGCGCACATGA
- a CDS encoding polysaccharide deacetylase family protein has product MPKTPAARSTSIAGLLTATSLVLAVSGCATYDVTAPADARADAPAAAVKEKDARLAADADGKNGAGKNGPGENAPAEGGDGAGSDVDCRKAKCVALTFDAGPSENTDRLLDILKKEQVHATFFMLGKNHVDKRPAEVKRIDAEGHELANHTWSHQILTEIDPAEAKRELSRLQDAVHKITGKTPRLMRPPQGRTDGEVSRISKELGLAQVLWSVTAKDYQTNDSALITKRVLEQTRRDGIILLHDIYQGTVPAVPGILKELKKRGYTVVTVSQLLSPAQPEPGMVYRP; this is encoded by the coding sequence ATGCCGAAGACTCCCGCGGCCCGGAGCACGTCCATAGCCGGCCTGCTGACGGCCACCTCGCTGGTCCTGGCCGTCAGCGGCTGCGCCACCTACGACGTCACGGCGCCGGCCGACGCCCGTGCCGACGCCCCGGCGGCCGCCGTCAAGGAGAAGGACGCCCGGCTCGCCGCGGACGCGGACGGAAAGAACGGCGCCGGGAAGAACGGGCCGGGGGAGAACGCGCCGGCCGAGGGCGGGGACGGCGCCGGCTCGGACGTCGACTGCCGCAAGGCCAAGTGCGTCGCGCTCACCTTCGACGCCGGCCCCAGCGAGAACACCGACCGCCTGCTGGACATCCTGAAGAAGGAGCAGGTGCACGCCACCTTCTTCATGCTCGGCAAGAACCACGTCGACAAGCGCCCCGCCGAGGTGAAGCGGATCGACGCCGAGGGCCATGAGCTGGCCAACCACACCTGGTCGCACCAGATCCTCACCGAGATCGACCCCGCCGAGGCCAAGCGCGAGCTGTCCCGCCTCCAGGACGCGGTCCACAAGATCACCGGCAAGACGCCCCGGCTGATGCGCCCGCCGCAGGGCAGGACCGACGGCGAGGTCTCCCGGATCAGCAAGGAACTCGGGCTGGCGCAGGTCCTGTGGAGCGTGACCGCCAAGGACTACCAGACCAACGACTCGGCCCTGATCACCAAGCGCGTGCTGGAGCAGACCCGACGCGACGGCATCATCCTGCTGCACGACATCTACCAGGGCACCGTGCCGGCCGTCCCCGGCATCCTCAAGGAGCTGAAGAAGCGCGGCTACACCGTCGTCACGGTCTCCCAGCTGCTGTCGCCGGCGCAGCCGGAGCCGGGCATGGTCTACCGGCCGTAG
- a CDS encoding NADP-dependent oxidoreductase gives MRAVAVSAFGERPQLMELPQPEPGPGEVLVRLSAAGLNPVDWKLADGMFGDAVPASFPLVLGSDGAGEVLAIGPGVRRFTVGDAVFGQFQRPQHGGGSYCELALADEDRIAHAARSVTYATSAALPTAGMTAYNLVEETRISEGKRVLIVGATGGVGTFVTQLAAGRGAEVIATSRPGMAELMRNLGAAETVDHTAGPVADQVLAAHPDGVDVLIDMAGGPAEFAGLTRTVRDGGTAVSLIGSADADELTDNNLRGFNFVNRPSPQLLEILAGQVDAGRLTVLVGREVPLEEAPEALEASRTGRAQGKTVLDI, from the coding sequence ATGAGAGCCGTAGCAGTCAGCGCATTCGGTGAACGGCCGCAGCTCATGGAACTGCCACAGCCCGAACCAGGGCCCGGGGAGGTCTTGGTGCGGCTGTCCGCCGCCGGACTCAACCCCGTCGACTGGAAGCTCGCCGACGGCATGTTCGGTGACGCCGTCCCGGCGTCCTTCCCCCTCGTGCTGGGGTCGGACGGCGCGGGCGAGGTGCTCGCGATCGGCCCCGGCGTACGGCGGTTCACCGTCGGCGACGCGGTGTTCGGCCAGTTCCAGCGCCCGCAGCACGGCGGCGGCTCGTACTGCGAACTCGCCCTCGCCGACGAGGACCGCATCGCGCACGCCGCGCGCAGCGTCACCTACGCGACCTCCGCCGCACTGCCGACCGCCGGCATGACCGCGTACAACCTGGTCGAGGAGACCCGGATCAGCGAGGGCAAGCGGGTGCTGATCGTCGGCGCGACCGGCGGCGTGGGCACCTTCGTCACCCAGCTCGCGGCCGGCCGCGGCGCCGAGGTGATCGCCACCTCCCGCCCGGGCATGGCGGAGCTGATGCGGAACCTGGGCGCCGCGGAGACCGTCGACCACACCGCGGGCCCGGTCGCCGACCAGGTCCTCGCGGCCCATCCGGACGGCGTGGACGTGCTGATCGACATGGCCGGCGGCCCTGCGGAGTTCGCCGGGCTGACCCGGACCGTACGCGACGGCGGCACGGCCGTCTCGCTGATCGGCTCGGCCGACGCGGACGAGCTGACCGACAACAACCTGCGCGGCTTCAACTTCGTCAACCGCCCCTCGCCGCAGCTCCTGGAGATCCTCGCCGGCCAGGTCGACGCGGGCCGGCTCACCGTCCTCGTCGGCCGCGAGGTCCCCCTGGAGGAGGCGCCGGAAGCGCTGGAGGCCAGCCGCACCGGCCGGGCGCAGGGGAAGACGGTCCTGGACATCTGA
- a CDS encoding bifunctional cobalt-precorrin-7 (C(5))-methyltransferase/cobalt-precorrin-6B (C(15))-methyltransferase: MSPAAPAPADPDRLTVVGIGADGWAGLPAASRQALCDADVLIGGARQLALLPDGCAGERVPWPSPLRPAVASLLATHAGRRVCVLASGDPMFYGIGRTLTEVLAESAAESPGPAGSGHPGLRVLPHPSSVSYACARLGWPVEDTEVVTLVGRPAENLLRALYDGHRLLVLSAGAGTPAEVAALLRAHGFGPTRMRVLEQLGGERERLTEGVAADWDAPPADPLNVLALDLARAPGTPPLSTVPGLPDTAYEHDGQLTKRHVRAATLAALAPAPGELLWDIGGGSGSIAVEWLRAHRGCRAVSVERDAVRAERIGRNARSLGVPALRVVHGPAPAALAGLPTPDAVFIGGGLTAPGLLDACWEALPPGGRLVANTVTLESEALLADRYRQHGGELVRLAVSHAVPVGGFTGWRQAMPVTQWSAVKPPAG, encoded by the coding sequence GTGAGCCCCGCAGCACCCGCCCCGGCGGATCCCGACCGCCTGACCGTCGTCGGCATCGGAGCCGACGGCTGGGCCGGGCTGCCCGCCGCCTCCCGGCAGGCACTGTGCGACGCCGACGTCCTCATCGGCGGCGCCCGGCAGCTCGCGCTGCTGCCCGACGGGTGCGCGGGCGAGCGCGTCCCGTGGCCGTCCCCGCTGCGGCCCGCCGTCGCCAGCCTGCTCGCCACCCACGCCGGGCGCAGGGTGTGCGTGCTGGCCAGCGGCGATCCGATGTTCTACGGGATCGGGCGGACGCTGACCGAGGTGCTGGCGGAATCCGCCGCGGAGTCCCCCGGGCCCGCGGGCTCCGGGCACCCCGGCCTCCGCGTCCTGCCGCACCCCTCCTCGGTGTCCTACGCCTGCGCCCGCCTCGGCTGGCCGGTCGAGGACACCGAGGTCGTCACGCTCGTCGGGCGGCCCGCCGAAAACCTGCTGCGCGCGCTGTACGACGGCCACCGCCTGCTCGTGCTGTCCGCCGGGGCCGGCACCCCCGCCGAGGTCGCTGCCCTGCTGCGGGCGCACGGCTTCGGCCCGACCCGGATGCGCGTACTGGAGCAACTCGGCGGTGAGCGCGAGCGGTTGACCGAGGGCGTGGCCGCCGACTGGGACGCGCCGCCCGCCGACCCGCTCAACGTCCTCGCCCTCGACCTCGCCCGGGCCCCCGGCACCCCGCCGCTCTCCACCGTCCCCGGTCTCCCCGACACCGCCTACGAGCACGACGGCCAGCTGACCAAGCGTCATGTCCGGGCCGCCACGCTCGCCGCGCTGGCGCCGGCCCCCGGTGAACTCCTGTGGGACATCGGCGGCGGCTCCGGCTCCATCGCCGTCGAATGGCTGCGCGCCCACCGCGGCTGCCGCGCCGTCAGCGTCGAGCGGGACGCCGTACGGGCCGAGCGGATCGGCCGTAACGCGCGCTCGCTCGGGGTGCCGGCGCTGCGCGTCGTGCACGGTCCGGCGCCCGCCGCGCTGGCCGGCCTGCCCACGCCGGACGCGGTGTTCATCGGGGGCGGTCTGACCGCCCCCGGCCTGTTGGACGCCTGCTGGGAGGCGCTGCCCCCGGGCGGCCGCCTCGTCGCGAACACCGTGACGCTGGAGTCCGAGGCGCTGCTCGCCGACCGGTACCGGCAGCACGGCGGCGAACTGGTCCGGCTCGCCGTCTCCCACGCGGTACCGGTGGGCGGCTTCACGGGCTGGCGGCAGGCGATGCCGGTCACCCAGTGGTCGGCGGTCAAGCCCCCGGCGGGGTAG
- a CDS encoding response regulator transcription factor — protein MRVLVVEDEASLAEVIGAGLRRDAITAETVRDGRAALAKLRLGGYDVLVLDQDLPGLHGDEVCRQVVGGQLLTRVLMLTSPGTVHHRPDARGPGLGADDYLTKPFTHEELLARVLALGRRPRPVPAPVIAHAGVTVDTARGLAAREGRPLALSHTELGVLEVLLRARGEVVSGDDLIEEVWEEHTSYRTNAVRVTLGTLRAKLGDPPLIETVPGAGYRMTGGPDDGNGTNG, from the coding sequence ATGCGCGTTCTGGTGGTGGAGGACGAGGCGTCCCTCGCGGAGGTGATCGGCGCGGGACTGCGCCGCGACGCGATCACGGCGGAGACCGTCCGTGACGGCCGTGCGGCGCTGGCGAAACTACGGCTCGGCGGGTACGACGTGCTCGTCCTGGACCAGGATCTGCCCGGCCTGCACGGCGACGAGGTCTGCCGGCAGGTGGTCGGCGGGCAACTGCTGACACGGGTACTGATGTTGACCTCCCCCGGCACGGTCCACCACCGGCCCGACGCCCGGGGGCCGGGGCTCGGTGCCGATGACTACCTCACCAAGCCGTTCACGCACGAGGAGTTGCTCGCCCGGGTCCTGGCACTGGGCCGGCGGCCCCGGCCCGTCCCGGCCCCGGTCATCGCGCACGCCGGTGTCACCGTCGACACCGCCCGCGGGCTGGCGGCCCGCGAAGGCCGACCGCTGGCCCTGTCGCACACGGAGTTGGGCGTGCTGGAGGTGCTGCTGCGCGCGCGGGGCGAGGTGGTCAGCGGTGACGACCTGATCGAGGAGGTGTGGGAGGAGCACACCAGCTACCGCACCAATGCCGTCCGCGTCACGCTCGGCACGCTGCGCGCCAAGCTCGGCGACCCGCCGCTGATCGAGACCGTGCCCGGCGCCGGATACCGGATGACCGGCGGGCCGGACGACGGGAACGGCACGAACGGCTGA